A single region of the Chryseobacterium sp. 6424 genome encodes:
- a CDS encoding cellulase family glycosylhydrolase → MKNFSKLIFLLFITVFTLGLAKNPVQKIGKLQVIGTQLSDQNGNPVRLIGTSFGWSNWHPRFYNRETVQWLKNDWNVNVVRASMGIEPAGAYLQKPAQNRKIIEKVVDGAIKEGIYVIIDWHAHQIHTTEAKKFFSEVSKKYGKYPNVIYEIFNEPENQSWEEVKGYAEEIIAEIRKNDPDNLILVGCPEWDQRIDLVQQNPLKNVKNVMYTVHFYAGTHGQWLRDRTDSAIHSGIPVFISESAGMEASGDGKIDDIEWQRWINWMNDRKLSWITWSVSDKKESCSMLLPTANSKGNWSISDLNESGVKTREILRKYDYRGNYFQNFVWKGRVDKQSENSGKLIGPGSSLEFQFQGNSVEVNLKNVPYQGYYNYISVELDGKYIGRFKVDNSDFKKFTFHVADKSKKIHLIKIFKATEAAMGEVFFDGTGLKTVALQSKSRKKIEFIGDSITCGFGNDESDKKCGEGQWFDQHNAYYAYGPVLSRMLDADFLLSSVSGYGMYRNWNTEKREENIMPDVYDHLYLRTSEPAKFGNDFQPDVVSICLGTNDLSDGDGNKERLPFNKYKFVGNYIEFIQNIYRKYPNTRVVLLNSPMVHGERNKILLDCLSEVKDFFKNDTKHAPIEILKFQEMQSEGCGHPSIKQDQEMADQLYPFSKHY, encoded by the coding sequence ATGAAAAATTTTTCAAAATTAATTTTCCTTTTATTCATAACGGTTTTCACGCTTGGATTGGCTAAAAATCCCGTACAGAAAATCGGGAAACTTCAGGTTATAGGAACCCAACTTTCCGACCAAAATGGAAATCCTGTACGATTGATTGGGACCAGTTTTGGTTGGAGCAACTGGCATCCCAGATTTTACAATAGGGAAACTGTACAATGGCTTAAAAATGACTGGAACGTCAATGTAGTCCGTGCTTCGATGGGGATAGAACCGGCTGGTGCTTATCTTCAAAAACCTGCACAAAACCGAAAAATTATTGAAAAAGTTGTTGATGGTGCCATAAAGGAAGGAATTTACGTCATTATTGATTGGCACGCGCATCAAATCCATACCACAGAAGCGAAGAAATTTTTTTCTGAAGTTTCAAAAAAATATGGCAAATATCCGAATGTAATCTATGAAATTTTCAACGAACCCGAAAATCAGTCTTGGGAGGAAGTGAAAGGCTATGCGGAAGAAATTATTGCTGAAATCCGCAAAAATGATCCGGATAATTTGATTTTGGTAGGCTGTCCCGAATGGGATCAGCGGATTGATTTGGTTCAGCAAAATCCTTTGAAAAATGTAAAAAATGTGATGTACACCGTGCATTTTTATGCCGGAACTCATGGACAATGGCTTCGGGACAGAACCGATTCTGCAATACATTCCGGTATTCCTGTTTTTATATCGGAATCTGCTGGGATGGAAGCCAGTGGTGATGGAAAGATCGACGATATAGAATGGCAACGCTGGATTAACTGGATGAACGACAGGAAATTATCATGGATTACCTGGTCGGTTTCGGATAAAAAAGAATCGTGTTCAATGCTTTTGCCCACTGCAAACTCAAAAGGAAATTGGAGCATTTCTGACTTAAATGAATCGGGCGTAAAAACTCGTGAAATTCTTCGGAAATATGATTACCGTGGAAATTATTTTCAAAATTTTGTCTGGAAAGGTCGCGTTGACAAACAATCAGAAAATTCAGGGAAATTAATTGGTCCGGGCTCCTCGTTAGAATTTCAGTTTCAGGGAAATTCGGTGGAGGTTAATCTCAAAAATGTGCCGTATCAGGGCTATTACAACTATATATCTGTTGAATTGGACGGAAAATATATTGGACGTTTCAAAGTGGATAACAGTGATTTTAAAAAATTTACTTTCCATGTTGCAGATAAGTCTAAAAAAATTCATTTAATTAAAATCTTTAAAGCAACCGAAGCTGCTATGGGGGAAGTTTTCTTTGACGGAACAGGTTTGAAAACGGTGGCTTTGCAGTCAAAATCCAGGAAGAAAATTGAATTTATCGGCGATTCGATTACCTGCGGTTTTGGGAACGATGAAAGCGACAAAAAATGTGGCGAAGGACAATGGTTTGATCAGCACAATGCTTATTATGCTTACGGTCCGGTTTTATCAAGAATGCTGGATGCGGATTTTCTGCTGAGTTCAGTTTCCGGTTACGGAATGTATCGCAACTGGAATACAGAAAAACGGGAAGAAAATATTATGCCCGATGTTTACGACCACCTTTATTTGCGGACTTCGGAGCCGGCAAAATTTGGTAACGATTTTCAGCCCGATGTAGTGAGCATCTGTCTCGGAACAAACGATTTGTCTGATGGAGACGGCAACAAAGAAAGACTGCCTTTCAACAAATATAAGTTTGTTGGAAATTATATCGAATTCATCCAAAATATTTACCGGAAATATCCAAATACAAGGGTAGTTTTGCTGAACAGTCCAATGGTTCACGGCGAAAGAAATAAAATTTTGCTCGATTGTCTTTCTGAAGTGAAAGATTTCTTTAAAAACGATACCAAACACGCGCCAATTGAGATTTTAAAATTTCAGGAGATGCAGTCTGAAGGATGCGGACATCCAAGTATAAAACAGGATCAGGAAATGGCAGATCAGCTTTATCCGTTTTCAAAACATTATTAA
- a CDS encoding sialate O-acetylesterase, which translates to MNFKIKFAVLCSSLATVFVFANINLPAVFTDNMVLQRNSQVVIWGNANPKEEITLKADFLEKEYKVTTGNDSTFKFVIPTGKEGGPYRISLKGYNEVVLNNVMLGEVWLLSGQSNMEMSASWGIKDGELEASKANYPNIRFFSVPKLSSEFPQHNFFGNWQLCTPETMKYFSAVGYFFAQKLQEDLKGVPIGLICSAWGGSPAELWTPEAVFGANPSLAENFKKLGSSDYYPSQMSGAYNAMIYPVNNFKFKGALWYQGETNTGNSEGYKDLLSSMISSWRKAKGYDFPFYIVQIAGFTGWSDTTVRIKNAQRIVAQTVPNSGMVVTTDLDKTDDIHPKNKKPVGVRMANLVLKNVYNFKNGLVDSPAFKNVEYKGSKAVLTFEFADGLHFKNPNSQLFEMAGNDGKFYPAKPTLKGHQITLVSTSVKNPVNVRYAWSNVAMPDLFNKSGLPLSSFTTESLK; encoded by the coding sequence ATGAATTTCAAAATAAAATTTGCGGTATTATGTTCTTCTCTGGCAACGGTTTTTGTTTTTGCAAACATCAATCTACCTGCGGTTTTTACAGACAACATGGTTCTTCAGCGCAATTCGCAAGTTGTGATTTGGGGAAATGCGAATCCGAAAGAGGAAATCACTTTGAAAGCCGATTTTTTGGAAAAAGAATATAAAGTGACGACAGGAAATGACTCGACTTTCAAATTTGTAATTCCTACCGGAAAAGAAGGCGGACCATACAGAATTTCGCTTAAAGGATACAACGAAGTCGTGCTGAACAACGTGATGCTAGGCGAAGTTTGGCTGCTTTCCGGACAGAGCAATATGGAAATGAGCGCGAGCTGGGGAATTAAAGACGGCGAGTTGGAAGCTTCAAAAGCCAACTATCCGAACATCCGCTTTTTCTCTGTTCCAAAACTGTCCTCCGAATTTCCGCAGCATAATTTCTTTGGTAATTGGCAGCTTTGCACGCCCGAAACAATGAAATATTTCAGTGCCGTTGGTTATTTTTTCGCCCAAAAACTGCAGGAAGATTTGAAAGGCGTTCCAATTGGTCTGATTTGTTCAGCTTGGGGCGGTTCCCCGGCGGAATTATGGACACCGGAAGCGGTTTTTGGTGCAAATCCATCGCTTGCAGAAAATTTCAAAAAATTGGGAAGTTCTGACTATTATCCGTCGCAAATGTCGGGTGCCTACAACGCGATGATTTATCCGGTCAACAATTTTAAATTTAAAGGCGCATTGTGGTATCAGGGCGAAACCAACACCGGAAATTCCGAAGGTTACAAAGATTTATTGTCTTCAATGATTTCGTCTTGGAGAAAAGCGAAAGGTTATGATTTTCCATTTTATATCGTTCAGATTGCGGGTTTTACGGGTTGGAGCGATACAACGGTTCGAATTAAAAACGCGCAGAGAATTGTCGCTCAAACCGTTCCAAATTCCGGAATGGTTGTCACAACCGATTTGGATAAAACCGACGACATTCATCCCAAAAATAAAAAGCCGGTAGGTGTAAGAATGGCGAATTTGGTTTTGAAAAATGTATATAATTTTAAAAACGGGTTGGTAGATAGTCCAGCATTTAAAAATGTAGAATACAAAGGCAGCAAAGCAGTTTTAACTTTCGAATTTGCGGATGGACTTCATTTTAAAAATCCAAATTCCCAACTGTTTGAAATGGCAGGAAACGACGGGAAATTTTATCCTGCAAAACCCACTTTAAAAGGACATCAAATCACCTTAGTATCCACCTCCGTGAAAAATCCCGTCAATGTGCGTTACGCGTGGAGCAACGTTGCAATGCCCGATCTGTTCAATAAATCAGGACTTCCGCTTTCAAGTTTTACCACAGAAAGTTTGAAATAA